Proteins encoded within one genomic window of Cucumis sativus cultivar 9930 chromosome 3, Cucumber_9930_V3, whole genome shotgun sequence:
- the LOC101211697 gene encoding (+)-gamma-cadinene synthase (The RefSeq protein has 2 substitutions compared to this genomic sequence): MSSHFPASIMKTNDIYDTKRSLANFHPTIWKEHFLSFTFDDALKVDGGMKERIEKLKEEIRMMVIASVQNPLVKLNLVDSIQRLGVSYHFEDEIDQFLEHMYVSYNNSLLFSSNDSQDDDLHISALLFRLLRQHGYRISCDIFLKFMDNNGKFKESLVEDERGILSLYEASHMRGHGEALLEEALEFTTTHLKAYIHLYSNINPNFASEVSNALKLPIRKCVPRVKAREYFEIYQQQPSHNETLLTFSKLDFNILQKLHQKEIAEICRWWKDLNVSTNFPFARDRIVECYFWILSIYFEPYFKFGRKILTKVIAMTSIMDDIYDAYGTFEELQLFTLAIKRWDMSMVNLLPQYMKVHYTTLLDLFEEMDKGIVNDGISYRSCFGKEAMKRQAESYFKEAEWLNKNYKPKYGEYMEVALASSGYELLSTISFVCMGDIATKEVFEWLFDCPQILKASTTISRLMDDVVSYKFEKEREHIVSAVECYMSNHGRSEDETCAELLKQVEDAWKTINECCLHPMNVPMPFLICLLNLTRVMALLYSHEDGYTNSKGRTKLLIQSLLIDPLHL; encoded by the exons ATGTCTTCTCATTTTCCTGCTTCCATTATGAAAACCAATGATATTTATGATACTAAGCGTTCTCTTGCAAATTTTCATCCTACTATTTGGAAggaacattttctttcattcacaTTTGATGATGCATTg AAAGTAGATGGTGGcatgaaagaaagaattgaaaagttgaaagaagaaataaggaTGATGGTGATTGCTTCTGTGCAAAATCCATTGGTAAAGCTAAATTTGGTTGATTCAATCCAACGGCTGGGAGTATCTTATCATTTTGAAGATGAGATTGATCAATTCTTAGAACATATGTATGTGTCTTATAATAATTCCCTTTTATTCAGTAGCAACGATAGTCAAGATGATGATCTTCATATTTCTGCTCTTCTATTTCGGCTTCTCAGGCAACATGGTTATAGGATTTCATGTG atatatttttgaagttcATGGACAACAATGGAAAATTTAAAGAGTCATTGGTTGAGGATGAAAGAGGAATATTGAGCCTATATGAAGCATCGCATATGAGGGGGCATGGAGAAGCATTGCTTGAGGAAGCTCTTGAATTTACAACCACACATCTTAAAGCATATATTCATCTTTACTCAAATATTAATCCAAATTTTGCATCTGAAGTTAGTAATGCATTGAAATTGCCTATTAGAAAATGTGTTCCAAGAGTCAAGGCAAGAgagtattttgaaatttaccAGCAACAACCTTCTCACAATGAGACTTTGCTTACATTCTCAAAACTGGACTTCAACATCTTACAAAAACTTCACCAGAAGGAGATAGCTGAAATCTGCAG GTGGTGGAAGGATTTGAACGTTTCAACAAACTTTCCGTTTGCGAGGGATCGAATTGTGGAGTGTTACTTTTGGATATTGAGTATATATTTTGAACCTTATTTCAAGTTTGGAAGGAAAATATTGACTAAAGTGATTGCTATGACCTCAATTATGGATGATATATATGATGCTTATGGAACATTCGAAGAACTCCAACTTTTCACCTTAGCAATCAAAAG atgGGACATGAGCATGGTCAATCTACTTCCGCAGTACATGAAAGTTCATTATACAACTCTGCTTGATCTTTTTGAAGAGATGGATAAGGGGATAGTCAATGATGGAATATCCTATCGCTCTTGCTTTGCAAAAGAAGCT ATGAAAAGACAAGCTGAATCCTATTTCAAAGAAGCTGAATGgctaaacaaaaattataaaccaaaatatggAGAATACATGGAAGTGGCTTTAGCTAGTTCAGGTTATGAATTACTTTCAACTATTTCATTTGTTTGCATGGGTGACATTGCAACAAAGGAAGTATTTGAATGGCTTTTTGACTGTCCCAAAATTCTTAAAGCCTCAACCACCATTTCTAGACTCATGGATGATGTTGTCTCCTACAAG tttgagaaagaaagagaacacATTGTTTCTGCAGTTGAATGTTACATGAGCAATCATGGACGCTCAGAAGATGAAACATGTGCTGAGTTACTTAAGCAAGTAGAAGATGCATGGAAGACTATAAATGAATGTTGCCTTCATCCAATGAATGTTCCAAtgccatttttaatttgtctATTAAATCTCACAAGAGTTATGGCTCTCCTTTATTCTCACGAAGATGGATATACAAATTCTAAGGGTAGGACTAAACTTCTTATTCAGTCTCTACTTATTGATCCATTGCATTTGTAA
- the LOC101212504 gene encoding LOW QUALITY PROTEIN: (+)-gamma-cadinene synthase-like (The sequence of the model RefSeq protein was modified relative to this genomic sequence to represent the inferred CDS: substituted 2 bases at 2 genomic stop codons): MVNLLLPEYMKVYYRTDLLDLFEEMDKEIVNDGISYRSPFAKEAMKRQAESYFKEAGWLNKNYKPKYEEYMEVALTTSGYELLSTISFIGMGDIATKEVFDWLSDCPKILKASSIICRALTRYICALSLLIQKRQCIYILLFFLLLXFEKERXHIVSAVECYMDNYGCSQEETCTEFLKQVEDAWKTINESCLHPIIVPMPFLMCVLNLTRVMALLYSDEGGYTNSKGRTKLLIQPLLINP; the protein is encoded by the exons ATGGTCAATCTACTACTTCCGGAGTACATGAAAGTTTATTATAGAACTGATCTGCTTGATCTTTTTGAAGAGATGGATAAAGAGATAGTCAATGATGGAATATCCTATCGCTCTCCCTTTGCAAAAGAAGCT ATGAAAAGACAAGCTGAATCCTATTTCAAAGAAGCTGGATGgctaaacaaaaattataaaccaaaatatgaaGAATACATGGAAGTGGCTTTAACTACATCAGGTTATGAATTACTTTCaactatttcatttattgGCATGGGTGATATTGCAACAAAGGAAGTATTTGATTGGCTTTCTGATTGTCCCAAAATTCTCAAAGCCTCAAGCATCATTTGTAGAGCTCTTACAAGGTATATATGTGCACTTTCACTCCTTATTCAAAAAAGgcagtgtatatatattttactcttttttcttcttttatagtttgagaaagaaagataacATATTGTGTCTGCTGTTGAATGTTACATGGATAATTATGGATGTTCACAAGAAGAAACATGTACTGAGTTTCTTAAGCAGGTAGAAGATGCATGGAAGACTATAAATGAATCTTGTCTTCATCCGATTATTGTTCCAATGCCATTTCTAATGTGTGTATTAAATCTCACAAGAGTTATGGCTCTACTTTATTCTGATGAAGGTGGATATACAAATTCTAAGGGTAGGACTAAGCTTCTTATTCAGCCTTTACTTATCAATCCATAA